In Aquila chrysaetos chrysaetos chromosome 17, bAquChr1.4, whole genome shotgun sequence, one genomic interval encodes:
- the LOC115352432 gene encoding zinc finger protein 239-like yields MTENEGDLQRDGPEAAEPRGAVSDFFVREASSPGCDQELSRPRPDLLPPGTGPEKTSRCGFRKRKETVVHQRAFMGEKPYICIECGQSFNRSSDLIRHQRIHTGEKPYMCADCGKSFSRRSHLIQHQRVHTGERPYQCKDCGKSFSQSTHLVQHQRNHTGERPYVCAKCGRNFYQNSGLLRHANFHTGEKPYKCPQCGKRFSDSSNLIAHQRLHTGEKPYKCADCNKCFSESSKLVIHRRVHTGEKPYLCPDCGKSFSQRSHLVQHRRTHTGEKPYKCADCGTCFSDNSTLIRHRRTHTGEKPFKCSHCGKSFSRNSYLVSHQRVHVW; encoded by the coding sequence ATGACTGAAAATGAGGGGGATCTCCAGCGAGATGGGCCGGAGGCGGCCGAACCCCGCGGGGCCGTTTCGGACTTTTTCGTGAGGGAAGCTTCTTCTCCGGGCTGCGACCAGGAATTGTCCCGTCCGAGGCCAGACCTTCTCCCGCCAGGGACGGGGCCGGAGAAGACGTCTCGCTGCGGCTTCCGGAAGCGTAAGGAGACTGTGGTGCACCAGCGAGCGTTCATGGGAGAGAAGCCCTACATCTGCATCGAGTGCGGGCAGAGCTTCAACCGCAGCTCCGACCTGATCCGCCACCAGAGGATCCACACCGGGGAGAAGCCGTACATGTGTGCTGACTGCGGCAAGAGCTTCAGCCGCCGCTCCCACCTCATCCAGCACCAGCGCGTCCACACGGGTGAGCGGCCGTACCAATGCAAGGACTGCGGGAAGAGCTTCAGCCAGAGCACCCACCTGGTGCAGCACCAGCGCAACCACACCGGCGAGAGGCCTTATGTCTGTGCCAAGTGTGGGAGGAACTTCTACCAGAACTCGGGCCTGCTCCGCCACGCCAACTTTCACACGGGCGAGAAACCCTACAAGTGCCCCCAGTGCGGGAAGCGCTTCAGCGACAGCTCCAACCTCATTGCCCACCAGCGGCTCCATACGGGTGAGAAGCCCTACAAGTGTGCTGACTGCAACAAGTGCTTCAGTGAGAGCTCTAAGCTGGTCATCCACCGGCGCGTCCACACGGGTGAGAAGCCATACTTGTGCCCTGACTGTGGGAAGAGTTTCAGCCAGCGCTCGCACCTTGTCCAGCACCGTCGCACCCACACTGGGGAGAAGCCCTACAAGTGTGCCGACTGCGGGACCTGCTTCAGTGACAACTCTACCCTCATCCGTCATCGTCGTACCCACACCGGGGAGAAACCTTTCAAGTGCTCACACTGTGGGAAGAGCTTCAGTCGCAACTCCTACTTAGTCTCACACCAGCGGGTGCATGTGTGGTAG